Proteins encoded together in one Deinococcus aquaticus window:
- a CDS encoding DNA methyltransferase, which produces MTPTARLLNDQTELVPVHDLKPHEENPNRGHPEEIAESIRASGWWGTVTAQRSTGQILVGEHRWRGAILAGLTHVPVFWVDVDDDRARVILLADNRYAERATRDPEALRRLLDQLRAGQGLDGTGYSDADHDALLGELAGEVQRELLTDEDDVPPLQATPVTRPGDLWTIGEHRLGCGDSTDPHQLQRLTQGLKVGLVWTDPPYNVNYEGKTRDRLKIQNDAMTPEQFRQFIAAAMHATASVMQPGACIYVAYAEVEGVAFRQGFDAAGLKYSQTIVWVKNAAVMSRQDYNWRHEPMLYGWKLGAGHYFGQDFTNTTVIDDSADLTKLSKGELLDLLTQIREFSSVIYENKPTRNDLHPTMKPPSLIRRMILNSSRPGDIVMDPFGGSGSTMLAAHQAGRIGVLNELDPHYCDQIIRRMRDATGLIATRHDGVTFAQAESAAS; this is translated from the coding sequence ATGACCCCAACCGCCCGCCTGCTGAACGACCAGACCGAACTCGTGCCGGTGCACGACCTCAAACCCCACGAAGAAAACCCGAACCGGGGTCATCCCGAGGAGATCGCCGAGAGCATCCGCGCCTCGGGCTGGTGGGGCACCGTCACCGCGCAGCGCAGCACCGGGCAGATCCTGGTCGGCGAGCACCGCTGGCGCGGCGCGATCCTCGCCGGACTCACCCACGTGCCGGTCTTCTGGGTGGACGTCGACGACGACCGCGCCCGCGTCATCCTCCTGGCGGACAACCGCTACGCCGAGCGCGCCACCCGCGACCCCGAAGCGCTGCGCCGCCTGCTCGACCAGCTGCGCGCAGGCCAGGGCCTGGACGGCACCGGGTACAGCGACGCCGACCATGACGCGCTGCTCGGCGAACTCGCCGGGGAAGTGCAGCGCGAACTCCTCACCGACGAGGACGACGTCCCGCCCCTGCAGGCCACGCCCGTCACCCGGCCCGGCGACCTCTGGACGATCGGCGAGCACCGCCTCGGTTGCGGGGACAGCACCGACCCCCACCAGCTCCAGCGGCTCACCCAGGGCCTGAAGGTGGGGCTGGTCTGGACCGACCCGCCGTACAACGTCAACTACGAGGGCAAAACCAGGGACCGGCTGAAGATCCAGAACGACGCGATGACCCCCGAGCAGTTCCGGCAGTTCATCGCGGCCGCCATGCACGCCACCGCCAGCGTCATGCAGCCCGGCGCATGCATCTACGTCGCCTACGCCGAGGTGGAAGGCGTGGCGTTCCGGCAGGGTTTCGACGCGGCCGGACTGAAGTACTCGCAGACCATCGTCTGGGTGAAGAACGCCGCCGTGATGAGCCGCCAGGACTACAACTGGCGGCACGAACCCATGCTGTACGGCTGGAAACTCGGCGCGGGGCACTACTTCGGGCAGGACTTCACCAACACCACGGTGATCGACGACAGCGCCGACCTGACCAAGCTCAGCAAGGGCGAGCTGCTGGACCTGCTCACCCAGATCCGGGAGTTCAGCAGCGTCATCTACGAGAACAAGCCCACCCGGAACGACCTTCACCCGACGATGAAGCCACCTAGCCTCATCCGCCGGATGATCCTGAACTCCAGCCGGCCGGGCGACATCGTCATGGACCCCTTCGGGGGGAGTGGCAGCACCATGCTCGCCGCCCACCAGGCAGGCCGCATTGGCGTCCTTAACGAACTCGACCCGCACTACTGCGACCAGATCATCCGCCGCATGCGCGACGCGACCGGCCTGATCGCCACCCGCCACGACGGCGTTACGTTCGCCCAGGCGGAATCAGCCGCGTCCTGA
- a CDS encoding sce7726 family protein, whose translation MSESGDVTWLCGLPNSVRRGRFQAPDRDAAALAYARLHRYDPISVEHVGDGWYDITGEGVEPGKPYLYRRVFRVNRAPDQSRRGVDENTARTALCALHGPGWAVREPYIVAEGRYGKSGRADLCVLPDGESSVGYEIKTDRDVLDRLPRQIPMYDHCFARRVLATTPRHLDASCQRLPAEWGIVLLDPDTHGVLDQVRPATPRDLDPASGTLLLSELWAAELHHLIRERNLPIRKRAPIGACLDLLQENFDEPALRDMALHTLNQRQGARVHAWRIGDP comes from the coding sequence GTGAGCGAGAGCGGGGACGTCACGTGGCTGTGCGGCCTGCCCAACAGTGTCCGCCGCGGACGGTTCCAGGCGCCAGACCGGGACGCCGCCGCCCTCGCCTACGCCCGGCTCCACCGGTACGACCCCATCTCGGTGGAGCACGTCGGTGACGGCTGGTACGACATCACCGGGGAAGGCGTGGAGCCGGGTAAACCCTACCTGTACCGGCGTGTCTTCCGGGTGAACCGCGCGCCCGACCAGTCCCGCCGCGGCGTCGATGAGAACACCGCCCGCACCGCCCTGTGTGCCCTGCACGGCCCCGGCTGGGCGGTGCGGGAACCGTACATCGTCGCCGAGGGCCGCTACGGGAAGTCCGGCCGCGCGGACCTGTGCGTCCTGCCGGACGGGGAAAGCAGCGTCGGGTACGAGATCAAAACCGACCGGGACGTCCTGGACCGCCTGCCCCGACAGATCCCGATGTACGACCACTGCTTCGCCCGCCGCGTCCTGGCCACCACACCCCGGCACCTCGACGCGAGCTGCCAGCGCCTGCCGGCGGAGTGGGGCATCGTGCTGCTCGACCCGGACACGCACGGCGTGCTCGACCAGGTGCGGCCCGCCACGCCGCGCGACCTCGACCCGGCCAGCGGCACCCTGCTGCTCTCCGAACTCTGGGCCGCGGAACTTCATCACCTGATCAGGGAACGGAACCTCCCGATCAGGAAGCGCGCGCCGATCGGGGCGTGCCTGGATCTCCTGCAGGAGAACTTCGACGAGCCTGCCTTGCGGGACATGGCCCTTCACACCCTCAACCAGCGCCAGGGCGCCCGCGTGCACGCCTGGCGCATAGGAGACCCGTGA
- a CDS encoding VRR-NUC domain-containing protein, whose translation MSVTAAAQRLLQEARSEDSRAARLRTDLPEQTWDEETHHIRLIDWATAHIPDLPPLALLFHVPNGGKRAQRISRTGKRYSPEAARLLRMGTRSGYPDLGLDHPAHGRAGLRLELKSLTGELHPNQRAWIVHLRHAGYHADAAWGWRDARQLLLEYFLPAPPATRWTPRSRQPLDDHALPPLGHK comes from the coding sequence ATGAGCGTCACGGCCGCCGCACAGCGGCTCCTGCAGGAAGCGCGCAGCGAGGACAGCCGCGCCGCGCGGCTGCGCACCGACCTGCCCGAGCAGACCTGGGACGAGGAAACCCACCACATCCGGCTGATCGACTGGGCGACCGCGCACATCCCCGACCTGCCCCCACTGGCCCTGCTGTTCCACGTTCCGAACGGCGGGAAACGTGCCCAGCGCATCAGCCGGACCGGGAAACGGTACAGCCCCGAGGCCGCGCGACTCCTGCGCATGGGCACGCGCAGCGGGTACCCGGACCTCGGGCTGGATCACCCCGCGCACGGCCGCGCCGGGCTGCGCCTGGAACTGAAAAGCCTGACCGGCGAACTGCACCCCAATCAGCGCGCCTGGATCGTGCACCTGCGGCACGCCGGGTACCACGCCGACGCCGCCTGGGGCTGGCGTGACGCGCGGCAACTCCTCCTCGAGTACTTCCTGCCCGCCCCACCCGCGACCCGCTGGACGCCGCGCAGCAGACAGCCCCTGGACGACCACGCCCTCCCGCCACTCGGACACAAGTGA